attttacatcatatcaaaattttcttctttttataatccAGGTGCACCCCTGTGGACGATATCGCCATAATACCGTGgttttcattcttgcaaaagaatataatttaaaaaatttacgcACAATTCATAGACTGGATCGACTAACTTCCGGGCTTCTTATGTTTGGAAGGAATCCCAAGAAAGCTAGGGATATGGAGCAGCAAATACGTAATCGGCAGGTGTTGAAAGAATATGTTTGTCGTGTTGAAGGAGAGTTTCCCGAGTAAGTATAATTAATGCTATCAATTGTTTCAACTCTTcagaaatatagaatataattacaAAGAAGGGAGACGGAGAGAAGTCAGGgtagttaaatattaatttttagagagCAGACAGAATACATTGCATAAGTGTCCATATATGTTCAAGACTACATATGAACATACAAATAGACTTTCCTCCCTTCGTTTGTTTTTTCCCCTCTCTTGTTTATCAAAGAAAATCTAGATAAATAAGGGGGttcctttataaatatgtatataaataaatatatatatatatgaagaagatttccttctctttttttaaatttctttgaagcAGGGTcaaattttacaagttttttcatcattttcctaCTATTCATTTCTTCGCCCCCCTCTTTCATTGTTTTGCCTTTCTTCCATATCCTCTTCTTCACTATAAGTCAGCTCCTTTTAAAAAGATTTGGGTCTCTAGAAATTAATTCGAATagtttcccaaaaataaaaatgatttatcgaataaaaataaaaatgtataaacgTCAAactgtttttctaaaaatgaaaattaacctTATTCTTTAATGATTCAATAATCATAGCAACCATTATTTACCTATATAGAAAGGCatcaattttgtaaaacattgtttttggttttcaaaaaataaaaatattttatttttttaaatatattttttgctgtagttttttcaataaagatatttgatcaaaattttttttgcttcactTATCGAAGACAGCCCACAGTTTGAAACTCCCtgtattaaattgataaaaacaaaaaatctcaGACTTTGTTACTCAGCACTTGGTCTGTGAGTCAATCAATACAATCATTTGTAACCCCTAGGTCAGTAATACCCAACTGAGACTCTTCAGAGCTCTAGATATTCTACGTTGTGTATCATTAAGAGCTTTTCGagaaattatatctattttaaagaCGAAAAGTTTGTTTATCTGCCGATGCCTCATTTTTTAGTATGCTTTTAATATCTTAGATCTGTGTAACTACTTGATATAAGAATTAGCAATATAACAAGGATCATGTTGTGCTAAAACTCATtacgttatattaaaaaagaaaagagtagTGCatatccatattattaaagcaaagttcatCTACCTGTGGATGCATAATAACTTCAAGCAATGCCGGCTACTCCggctagtaaaaaataaataaaacatcttGTATACTACAAGaagtcaaaaatgaaatagGGCTCGTAGAGATGAAAAGGCTGGGAGTTACTGCCCTAGGTACAGAATGTTTATAGTACAATATATAGCTATCTAAGATATTTCAAagccaataaattaaaatgagatAAACAGAAAATGAAGGGGAGAAAAGCACACAAAACTGAATATTAGAGTAATCCTTTCATCTCTATTTTCAACAAGAGCCATAACCTTTTTTCTGcttcatataataaattctaacaaaatacatgtataaatatGGTTGTATGTCagtacaaatatgtatattattattatttgaaaaatctaattttgtcCTTTAAGCCTTGAAATTATACCACCAAAAAGGGAATGAAGAAATgggaaaaaaagtatgtaactcctttgtcatttttctccatttttttttttttttttttttttgatttggtgAAGAATCCATAGTTTTAATACGGACAGTGTATAAGAGACTTTATGCGACATATTATAAgtcctttttgtatatttgaaatccttttttaagataaagaataataaatctcTTCTACGCTCCCCCCCACCCTTTTTCCTTGTTATGAATGTACATCAACAGATTGCTTATGATAGCCTACCTCACAAGCTCTATATGTAACTTACTGCAATAATGACCATCATTAGAATGATCTACTGTTCGGGAAGTCCAAACCTTTCCTTTTCAGCAAATCTTTTTCTGACAATGGCTATGtagatacataaattataatttctaaaaactaCATACTATATCGTTGTCTTCTAAGATAAGTAACTCAATAATAGTGCCTGAGgctttgaaatttgaataagaCAGCTCCATACATTATACAGATaaagctatatatattttcttgtcttTTTGGGCATGATAAatctacaaatatgtatttatacatgtTTTTCTTTACTTCTTTAGGGGTTGTACTGAATGTTCACAGCCTGTAGAGGTTGTAAGCTATAAAATTGGGGTATGTAAAATTTCCCCACAAGGCAAGGAATGTCGTACAGAATTTGAGAGACTCAGTTATAATGGCTCAACATCTGTCGTATTATGTCGACCTTTTACAGGGCGAATGCATCAAATTCGTGTTCATCTGCAATATCTTGGTATGTGACAAAGTCAAAAGCCACCACAGAAAAACTGATCGACTTACATAATATATCGTTGTATTTTTAGGCTTTCCAGTCATTAATGACCCTCTATATAATCATGTTGTCTTCGGTCTGAATAAAGGAAAAGGTGGATTAATTGGTAAATCCGATGAGCAATTGATTCAAGATTTGATTGCCATTCACAATGCTGAAAATTGGCTCGGAATGGATGGAGATTCCGAACTCTCCATGTTcaataaggaaaataataattctaacaATAATAAGAAGGATGAATTTGACCGTCCAGAGACTGAAAGCTCCACAAGCTCAACTGGGAGAGCTAAGGAGAGCTCAAAAAATAGAAACGGATCCAGTGTATTCGATTTCGATCCAGCCAATCCCATTGCTTCCTTAGAGAATAATCCTAATGTACCACGGAATTGTACCATCACACGGCCACCTCCCATTACTAAGCCTGGAAGGTTGTGGGTTAACTTTTAATTATCCTTTAGGAACACCATATGcacgttgtttttttattctttttcagaGAGCCTGTGGTGCTTAGACAGCCATTAGAAAATGACTCTTTAGAGCCTATTACAGAGCAAGACAACGAACTTTTATCACGTCACAAGGAATATCGCTATGTTCCTGAGAAAATGACATGGGATCCTAATTGCTACGAATGTAAAGTGAGATACCGTGATCCAAAAGCAAAGGACTTAGTTATGTACTTGCATGCATGGAGATATAAAGTAAGGGTTGAATAccttaaaattaatcataacttAATGCATTACTAATTGAATGTTGTTCATAGGGCCCAGATTGGCAATTTCAAACGCAGCTTCCAGACTGGGCAGAAGAAAACTGGGCTGGGCCATCATCGTCTTAATTGCTCGCCTATTgattaaggatttgatttttttttaaactcaataattaaatacttaatatacatatatgtatattaataatacattatacttaaatataattacatatatagaaGGTATCATTCATTCGAAATagtatttcattcattttactcAAGCATAACTCTATTATTCACTTATATAATTCCccttattataaaacttttatcctCAAAACCAAAGTTTCACTATTccttctttagaaaataataatactttttaaataaatcaataaaaaacttttcaaatggTTTAATGccttacaattattaaatatataattaattaatattatcattattgattttctattatatttctaaataattatttttttagtcaattttaTTACATTCAGATATTCTAATTACGTAGAATAAATCTCTTTTTGATTCATTTAGCCGCTGTACACACCAGTACAACTACAACTATCTGTAATGTATAATTATGTACAAACATGTTGAAAGAGCTTAACATTTTTGAGCTCTATAAACACATTTACATATATGGAGATTAGAGAATTACTTAATTACAATTACTTCGTAaagaaacagttttttttattcatcttatttcataaaaagagtTTCGTGccttttttaacaaacttttccattcattttattattaattatcatattcataatttgttaaactacttaataataattattattattcaattaattctcctcattattaattatattgcatTAATGAAGATAAGGTTAGGTCCATCTCCTCATTTCTATTCCCCTATATACATTAAAGcaatgtatcaaaaaatatcatctcatttttgttgaagttcaattagaaagttttgttttgatattcaaaagtttttatgtttatcGATATCAAGGAATTGTTTGTTTGATTGTTCgtttgtttgttaattattacATTGGTTGTTGTTTGACATCGTTGCtcaaagaaacacaaaaaaacacacatgataatcattcatttatttgagTTGTTATAGTACAGAGATACAATATGTATAGTCCTCACCTCTTTCCTCTCGTTATTGTTAAATAAGCCAAAATctcaaaaatgtagtttttgaaATGCCTCTTTactttggattttaattttattaggattatttttttgttaaatagggatcttgtaaattaaataaatgaccCTGTTTGTACCATTAATGTTCTTCTTCCATGCATGATTAAGGAAGAAAATGGCATACTGGTTGcaagtaaaagaaataaaaaactcgATGTAAATATATCtgcttttttccaattttt
The sequence above is drawn from the Lepeophtheirus salmonis chromosome 5, UVic_Lsal_1.4, whole genome shotgun sequence genome and encodes:
- the LOC121117654 gene encoding pseudouridylate synthase RPUSD2 isoform X2: MQQPYILPTWAMGLPPVTAQLKMVQMPTAASHPHAALSAAQAAVAAQAQLAQQLSQQYSLGLQTHQSVSLPAALNYNYLSSAGPYSIQAVSPPHHLTGGMSPPAPQAIPTGVGGPPPVTTTTTCVSVPHTALNSSYLGSHPVVSKVIIPSGPKVECFNNTDGLTLNGFSLSSKLSEKRKIIEEIALSDVKKAKFETKALKAKRPGFTDDRYNETAYYVENGLRKVYPYYFTFTTFTKGRWVGEKILEVFGREFRAHPVEEYERCILDGTLTVNYDQVDTCYRLRHNDLLANIVHRHETPVLSKPIEVIHLSDDLVVLDKPCSLPVHPCGRYRHNTVVFILAKEYNLKNLRTIHRLDRLTSGLLMFGRNPKKARDMEQQIRNRQVLKEYVCRVEGEFPEGCTECSQPVEVVSYKIGVCKISPQGKECRTEFERLSYNGSTSVVLCRPFTGRMHQIRVHLQYLGFPVINDPLYNHVVFGLNKGKGGLIGKSDEQLIQDLIAIHNAENWLGMDGDSELSMFNKENNNSNNNKKDEFDRPETESSTSSTGRAKESSKNRNGSSVFDFDPANPIASLENNPNVPRNCTITRPPPITKPGREPVVLRQPLENDSLEPITEQDNELLSRHKEYRYVPEKMTWDPNCYECKVRYRDPKAKDLVMYLHAWRYKGPDWQFQTQLPDWAEENWAGPSSS
- the LOC121117654 gene encoding pseudouridylate synthase RPUSD2 isoform X4; translated protein: MQQPYILPTWAMGLPPVTAQLKMVQMPTAASHPHAALSAAQAAVAAQAQLAQQLSQQYSLGLQTHQSVSLPAALNYNYLSSAGPYSIQAVSPPHHLTGGMSPPAPQAIPTGVGGPPPVTTTTTCVSVPHTALNSSYLGSHPVVSKVIIPSGPKVECFNNTAKFETKALKAKRPGFTDDRYNETAYYVENGLRKVYPYYFTFTTFTKGRWVGEKILEVFGREFRAHPVEEYERCILDGTLTVNYDQVDTCYRLRHNDLLANIVHRHETPVLSKPIEVIHLSDDLVVLDKPCSLPVHPCGRYRHNTVVFILAKEYNLKNLRTIHRLDRLTSGLLMFGRNPKKARDMEQQIRNRQVLKEYVCRVEGEFPEGCTECSQPVEVVSYKIGVCKISPQGKECRTEFERLSYNGSTSVVLCRPFTGRMHQIRVHLQYLGFPVINDPLYNHVVFGLNKGKGGLIGKSDEQLIQDLIAIHNAENWLGMDGDSELSMFNKENNNSNNNKKDEFDRPETESSTSSTGRAKESSKNRNGSSVFDFDPANPIASLENNPNVPRNCTITRPPPITKPGRLEPVVLRQPLENDSLEPITEQDNELLSRHKEYRYVPEKMTWDPNCYECKVRYRDPKAKDLVMYLHAWRYKGPDWQFQTQLPDWAEENWAGPSSS
- the LOC121117654 gene encoding pseudouridylate synthase RPUSD2 isoform X3, with the protein product MQQPYILPTWAMGLPPVTAQLKMVQMPTAASHPHAALSAAQAAVAAQAQLAQQLSQQYSLGLQTHQSVSLPAALNYNYLSSAGPYSIQAVSPPHHLTGGMSPPAPQAIPTGVGGPPPVTTTTTCVSVPHTALNSSYLGSHPVVSKVIIPSGPKDGLTLNGFSLSSKLSEKRKIIEEIALSDVKKAKFETKALKAKRPGFTDDRYNETAYYVENGLRKVYPYYFTFTTFTKGRWVGEKILEVFGREFRAHPVEEYERCILDGTLTVNYDQVDTCYRLRHNDLLANIVHRHETPVLSKPIEVIHLSDDLVVLDKPCSLPVHPCGRYRHNTVVFILAKEYNLKNLRTIHRLDRLTSGLLMFGRNPKKARDMEQQIRNRQVLKEYVCRVEGEFPEGCTECSQPVEVVSYKIGVCKISPQGKECRTEFERLSYNGSTSVVLCRPFTGRMHQIRVHLQYLGFPVINDPLYNHVVFGLNKGKGGLIGKSDEQLIQDLIAIHNAENWLGMDGDSELSMFNKENNNSNNNKKDEFDRPETESSTSSTGRAKESSKNRNGSSVFDFDPANPIASLENNPNVPRNCTITRPPPITKPGRLEPVVLRQPLENDSLEPITEQDNELLSRHKEYRYVPEKMTWDPNCYECKVRYRDPKAKDLVMYLHAWRYKGPDWQFQTQLPDWAEENWAGPSSS
- the LOC121117654 gene encoding pseudouridylate synthase RPUSD2 isoform X1, which gives rise to MQQPYILPTWAMGLPPVTAQLKMVQMPTAASHPHAALSAAQAAVAAQAQLAQQLSQQYSLGLQTHQSVSLPAALNYNYLSSAGPYSIQAVSPPHHLTGGMSPPAPQAIPTGVGGPPPVTTTTTCVSVPHTALNSSYLGSHPVVSKVIIPSGPKVECFNNTDGLTLNGFSLSSKLSEKRKIIEEIALSDVKKAKFETKALKAKRPGFTDDRYNETAYYVENGLRKVYPYYFTFTTFTKGRWVGEKILEVFGREFRAHPVEEYERCILDGTLTVNYDQVDTCYRLRHNDLLANIVHRHETPVLSKPIEVIHLSDDLVVLDKPCSLPVHPCGRYRHNTVVFILAKEYNLKNLRTIHRLDRLTSGLLMFGRNPKKARDMEQQIRNRQVLKEYVCRVEGEFPEGCTECSQPVEVVSYKIGVCKISPQGKECRTEFERLSYNGSTSVVLCRPFTGRMHQIRVHLQYLGFPVINDPLYNHVVFGLNKGKGGLIGKSDEQLIQDLIAIHNAENWLGMDGDSELSMFNKENNNSNNNKKDEFDRPETESSTSSTGRAKESSKNRNGSSVFDFDPANPIASLENNPNVPRNCTITRPPPITKPGRLEPVVLRQPLENDSLEPITEQDNELLSRHKEYRYVPEKMTWDPNCYECKVRYRDPKAKDLVMYLHAWRYKGPDWQFQTQLPDWAEENWAGPSSS
- the LOC121117654 gene encoding pseudouridylate synthase RPUSD2 isoform X5 produces the protein MQQPYILPTWAMGLPPVTAQLKMVQMPTAASHPHAALSAAQAAVAAQAQLAQQLSQQYSLGLQTHQSVSLPAALNYNYLSSAGPYSIQAVSPPHHLTGGMSPPAPQAIPTGVGGPPPVTTTTTCVSVPHTALNSSYLGSHPVVSKVIIPSGPKAKFETKALKAKRPGFTDDRYNETAYYVENGLRKVYPYYFTFTTFTKGRWVGEKILEVFGREFRAHPVEEYERCILDGTLTVNYDQVDTCYRLRHNDLLANIVHRHETPVLSKPIEVIHLSDDLVVLDKPCSLPVHPCGRYRHNTVVFILAKEYNLKNLRTIHRLDRLTSGLLMFGRNPKKARDMEQQIRNRQVLKEYVCRVEGEFPEGCTECSQPVEVVSYKIGVCKISPQGKECRTEFERLSYNGSTSVVLCRPFTGRMHQIRVHLQYLGFPVINDPLYNHVVFGLNKGKGGLIGKSDEQLIQDLIAIHNAENWLGMDGDSELSMFNKENNNSNNNKKDEFDRPETESSTSSTGRAKESSKNRNGSSVFDFDPANPIASLENNPNVPRNCTITRPPPITKPGRLEPVVLRQPLENDSLEPITEQDNELLSRHKEYRYVPEKMTWDPNCYECKVRYRDPKAKDLVMYLHAWRYKGPDWQFQTQLPDWAEENWAGPSSS